The Flavobacteriaceae bacterium 3519-10 genome includes a window with the following:
- a CDS encoding hypothetical transport protein → MAKRIKPDLSIAQIINMSMGFLGIQMAFGLQNGNASRILANLGADVHQLSWFWLVAPITGLIVQPIIGHMGDNTWSPLGRRKPYFLIGAVLCAIGLVLLPNAASVTHLIAANVLLLAVIFLAMMDFSVNIAMEPFRALVGDMLPKHQGTLGFSIQTILIGVGAVIGSEMPNWLTKMGVSNVAPEGYVADNVIFAFYVGAGVLITSILYTIFTTREYSPKEFAEFDGREEATEEKSKFSDMFRDFAKIPPLMKKLGAVQFFSWFALFTMWVFTTSALATHHFGLSPDDTKSAEFNRAGDLTGHLFGLYNLFAIPFAFLLTPIAKAIGKKQTHALALFSGGLGLISMFFIKDTSMLWISMIGLGFAWASILAMPYAMLIDAIPLRKMGVYMGIFNFFIVMPQIVNGIFGGPIVKNLFGNMAIDYVVVGGVCLIIAAAVTMFLIKGEGKEADKELDEEIRQVHF, encoded by the coding sequence ATGGCAAAAAGAATAAAACCTGATCTCAGTATTGCTCAGATCATCAACATGAGCATGGGATTTCTGGGTATCCAGATGGCTTTCGGGCTGCAGAACGGAAACGCGAGCCGGATTTTGGCTAACCTCGGTGCCGACGTGCATCAGCTTTCGTGGTTCTGGCTTGTAGCGCCTATCACGGGGCTGATTGTGCAGCCAATCATCGGCCACATGGGCGATAACACGTGGAGTCCGCTTGGCCGCAGAAAACCTTATTTTCTTATTGGTGCTGTTCTTTGTGCAATCGGTTTGGTGCTTCTGCCTAATGCCGCTTCCGTTACCCATCTGATTGCAGCCAATGTACTGTTGCTCGCCGTAATCTTCCTCGCCATGATGGATTTTTCGGTGAATATTGCAATGGAACCTTTCCGTGCTTTGGTAGGCGATATGCTTCCAAAACATCAGGGAACGCTGGGCTTTTCCATACAGACCATATTGATCGGTGTTGGTGCGGTAATCGGTTCCGAAATGCCGAACTGGCTTACAAAAATGGGCGTTTCTAATGTTGCGCCCGAAGGTTATGTTGCCGATAATGTAATCTTTGCATTCTATGTTGGAGCAGGCGTATTAATTACCTCAATATTATACACCATATTCACAACCCGGGAATATTCACCAAAGGAATTTGCGGAATTTGATGGTCGTGAAGAGGCCACTGAAGAGAAATCTAAGTTCTCAGACATGTTCAGGGATTTTGCCAAAATTCCGCCACTGATGAAGAAGTTGGGTGCGGTACAGTTCTTTTCGTGGTTTGCATTATTTACAATGTGGGTGTTTACAACCAGTGCGCTGGCAACTCACCATTTCGGGCTTTCGCCGGACGATACCAAATCCGCCGAGTTTAACAGGGCGGGAGATTTAACCGGACACTTATTCGGGCTTTATAATTTATTTGCAATTCCGTTCGCATTTTTGCTGACACCTATTGCAAAAGCCATAGGTAAGAAGCAGACGCATGCCCTGGCCTTATTTTCAGGCGGATTGGGACTCATATCAATGTTTTTCATTAAAGACACCTCCATGCTCTGGATCTCGATGATCGGACTTGGTTTTGCGTGGGCAAGTATTCTCGCAATGCCTTACGCAATGCTTATTGATGCAATACCACTTCGGAAAATGGGTGTCTATATGGGCATTTTTAACTTTTTCATCGTGATGCCACAGATTGTTAACGGTATCTTCGGAGGACCCATCGTGAAAAATCTTTTCGGAAATATGGCGATCGATTACGTGGTAGTCGGCGGTGTATGTCTGATTATTGCAGCTGCTGTGACGATGTTTTTAATTAAAGGCGAAGGCAAAGAAGCTGACAAAGAACTTGATGAAGAAATCCGACAGGTTCATTTTTAA